A single window of Nocardioides kongjuensis DNA harbors:
- a CDS encoding hotdog domain-containing protein, with protein MSEIVAARTPSYSRIELATLTSRAQANLLGNIHGGEVVKLADSTAGVVAQRHSGGPAVTAALDEMAFLEPVRVGDIIRTFGQVNWVGRSSMEIGVRIETEPWDAAGKVLHVGSAYFVFVAVDGAGHGRPVPALEPETDEDRRRMHEAEVRRAHRLARRTEIDAIRAGS; from the coding sequence GTGAGCGAAATCGTCGCGGCACGCACGCCGTCGTACTCCCGCATCGAGCTGGCCACGCTGACCTCGCGGGCGCAGGCCAACCTGCTGGGCAACATCCACGGCGGCGAGGTGGTCAAGCTGGCCGACTCCACGGCGGGTGTCGTGGCGCAGCGGCACAGCGGGGGCCCGGCCGTCACCGCGGCGCTCGACGAGATGGCCTTCCTCGAGCCGGTCCGGGTCGGCGACATCATCCGGACCTTCGGCCAGGTCAACTGGGTGGGCCGGTCCTCGATGGAGATCGGCGTCCGGATCGAGACCGAGCCGTGGGACGCGGCCGGCAAGGTGCTGCACGTCGGCTCGGCCTACTTCGTGTTCGTGGCCGTCGACGGCGCGGGCCACGGCCGGCCGGTCCCGGCGCTCGAGCCGGAGACCGACGAGGACCGTCGCCGGATGCACGAGGCCGAGGTGCGCCGGGCCCACCGGCTCGCGCGACGCACGGAGATCGACGCGATCCGCGCCGGGTCCTAG